The Denticeps clupeoides unplaced genomic scaffold, fDenClu1.1, whole genome shotgun sequence genome has a window encoding:
- the LOC114774333 gene encoding calcium-binding protein 1-like, giving the protein MSQGGVNVSGGWSHVHILYIYSEDVSVVSLRDPLASRTFSAGGGAGGAMSFSFPNSDSTTSLLRCSAAASRRSAFGPGPGESDASSRRPLCRPAPEDGGTSRRREEENRGERQRRHPHHRHHHHHRHHHHHHHHQDQPDHRRSLPAPVLSLDPRRPSSSTGGEVSSSPLPASSESDFNPRPILKSVFGQDRELRPEEIDELREAFREFDKDKDGFIGCKDLGNCMRTMGYMPTEMELIELSQQINMNLGGHVDFDDFVELMGPKLLAETADMIGVKELRDAFKEFDTNGDGEISTAELREAMRKLLGQQVGHRDLEDILRDIDLNGDGRVDFEEFVRMMSR; this is encoded by the exons atgtctCAGGGTGGAGTAAATGTCTCAGGAGGGTGGAGTCATGTCCACATTCTATATATCTATTCTGAAGACGTTAGCGTGGTCTCCCTCCGCGATCCGCTGGCGAGCAGAACCTTCTCGGCAGGaggtggagcaggtggagcGATGAGCTTCTCCTTCCCGAACAGCGACTCCACCACCTCCCTGCTGAGATGTTCGGCGGCGGCGAGCCGGCGGTCCGCGTTCGGCCCGGGTCCCGGGGAAAGCGACGCCAGCTCCCGCAGACCGCTGTGCCGCCCGGCGCCGGAGGACGGAGGTACGAGCCGGAGGCGGGAGGAGGAGAACCGCGGGGAGAGGCAGCGGCGACACCCgcaccaccgccaccaccaccatcatcgccaccatcaccaccaccatcaccaccaggaCCAGCCCGACCACAGACGCTCTCTACCCGCCCCGGTTCTCTCGCTGGACCCCCGGCGCCCGAGTTCCTCCACCGGCGGCGAGGTGTCGTCGTCCCCGCTGCCCGCGTCCTCGGAATCGGACTTCAACCCGCGGCCCATCCTGAAGTCCGTGTTCGGACAG GACCGGGAGCTGAGGCCGGAGGAAATCGATG AGTTGCGAGAAGCCTTCAGGGAGTTTGATAAGGACAAGGACGGCTTCATCGGCTGCAAGGACCTGGGCAACTGCATGAGGACCATGGGCTACATGCCGACAGAGATGGAGCTGATCGAACTGAGCCAGCAGATCAACATGAATC TGGGCGGCCACGTGGACTTTGACGACTTCGTGGAGCTCATGGGTCCCAAGCTGCTGGCTGAGACGGCGGACATGATCGGGGTGAAGGAGCTCAGGGACGCCTTTAAAGAG TTCGATACCAACGGAGACGGTGAGATCAGCACGGCGGAGCTCAGGGAGGCCATGAGGAAGCTCCTCGGGCAGCAG GTTGGTCACAGGGACCTAGAGGATATTTTACGAGACATCGATCTGAACGGGGACGGGAGAGTAGACTTTGAGG AGTTTGTCCGCATGATGTCTCGCTGA
- the LOC114774335 gene encoding malectin-like → MRRAAAAGSGMLLAALLSLLNGACRADLTERVVWAVNAGGEAHTDTHGIQYKKDPLEGKVGKASDYGVRLPILRSSPEDQILYQTERYNEDSFGYEVPIREEGDYILVMKFAEVYFAQSQQKVFDIRLNGHVVVKDLDIFERVGHSTAHDEIVAFSIKRGKLSVQGEVSTFNAKLTVEFVKSYYDNPKVCALYVMKGTLEDVPKLQPHPGLEKRELEDLDEEELEVGEDGSRKSGAAAGAAASKNRVQSGPRTPNPYAADNSSLMFPILVAFGVFIPTLFCLCRL, encoded by the exons ATGCGGCGGGCGGCCGCGGCGGGGAGCGGCATGCTGCTGGCGGCGCTCCTGTCGCTGCTAAACGGTGCGTGCCGGGCGGACCTGACGGAGCGGGTGGTGTGGGCCGTGAACGCCGGCGGGGAGGCGCACACGGACACGCACGGCATCCAGTACAAGAAGGACCCGCTGGAGGGGAAAGTGGGGAAAG CGTCCGATTACGGCGTGCGTCTCCCCATCCTGCGCTCCAGTCCGGAAGACCAGATCCTGTACCAGACGGAGCGCTACAACGAGGACTCGTTCGGGTACGAGGTGCCCATCCGGGAGGAAGGAGACTACATCCTGGTCATGAAGTTCGCGGAGGTGTACTTCGCACAGTCCCAGCAGAAG GTGTTCGACATTCGCCTGAACGGCCACGTGGTGGTGAAGGACCTGGACATCTTCGAGCGAGTGGGACACAGCACGGCACACGACGAGATCGTGGCCTTCTCCATAAAGAGGGGCAAACTGAGCGTCCAGGGGGAGGTGTCCACCTTCAACGCCAAGCTGACTGTGGAGTTCGTCAAG agttacTATGACAACCCGAAGGTGTGTGCGCTGTACGTCATGAAGGGGACTTTAGAAG ATGTTCCCAAGCTGCAGCCCCATCCTGGTCTGGAGAAGCGTGAGCTGGAGGATCTGGatgaagaggagctggaggtcGGGGAGGACGGGAGCCGGAAGAGCGGCGCCGCCGCCGGCGCCGCCGCCTCCAAGAACCGCGTGCAGTCCGGCCCGCGGACCCCCAACCCGTACGCGGCCGACAACAGCAGCCTCATGTTCCCCATCCTGGTGGCCTTCGGCGTCTTCATCCCCACCCTCTTCTGCCTCTGCCGACTGTGA